The window GCAGCGTCACCCCGCGCCCGAAGACCACGCCGCCGCCGCAGCTGCCGAGGATCGTGGGGTAGAGGCGCCGGCGCAGGAACAGGCCGAGGGCGCCGGGGAGCGAGCCGCAGAGGCTGGTGACGATCTCGGCCCAGACGGCGCGCGGCAGGCTGACGTCGCCCCACGCGAAGGCGCGGTACTTGCCGGCGCCGCCCGAGAAGCCTCCGGGGAAGAGGCCGCCGAACTTGTGCTGGTGATCGGTGCTCATCGTGACCGTGTCCGCTCCGGGATCCTGGCGCTCGGCGCCTTCGTCCGTGCGCGCTGCGGGGTCCTGCCGCTGCGCACCCCCACCGTACTCCCTTCGGTCCGTCCGGCGGGGGTCCCCCGCTCCGCGTCACCCCTCCGCTGTTTCAGGGCCTTCACGTGCGCGTTCTCCGGCTTCCTTCCCCGTCCACGGCCGCCGGGCTGTGACCCCAGTTCTAGGTTCCGTTCTTGCGACAAAGAAAATACCAGCCGCTGGCGGCGAAGCGCGGCAGGAAGTCCGCGAGGCGGCTGTCGAAGCGGTCGACCGCGGGGCTCTTCCCGAAGACCACGCCGAAGATGAAGATGGAGTTCACGGTCCCGGTGAGCGCGAGCCCCGCCCGCGCGAAGATGTCGCGCATCTCGCGGACCGTGAACTTCTGGACGTGGTCCTGGTCCGGGTTGGAGGTGTGCACGGCGCACTTGGTGGCGTGGTCGAGCATCCCGAACGCGCGGCGCACCGGGTCGATGACGCGGCCGATGCCGAGCCGGCGGCGCAGGAAGATCTCGATCCTGCCGAGCACCTCGCGCGGCCCGTAGCCGTTCGGCACGGTGACCATGAGCGTGCCGCCGGGCGCGAGGTGGCGCG is drawn from bacterium and contains these coding sequences:
- a CDS encoding methyltransferase domain-containing protein, translated to MGVGTAAADAARERFYGATDYQAIPGGKKKLDFIFALIERLRAAKPGLKVLDVGCGNGPLTFPVAALGVPVVGVDVNAASIERNVGANRYPNARFAVVPGASFDLGETFDLIICSEVLEHLHEPQPLVDSIARHLAPGGTLMVTVPNGYGPREVLGRIEIFLRRRLGIGRVIDPVRRAFGMLDHATKCAVHTSNPDQDHVQKFTVREMRDIFARAGLALTGTVNSIFIFGVVFGKSPAVDRFDSRLADFLPRFAASGWYFLCRKNGT